The following proteins come from a genomic window of Mustela lutreola isolate mMusLut2 chromosome 6, mMusLut2.pri, whole genome shotgun sequence:
- the TSPYL1 gene encoding testis-specific Y-encoded-like protein 1 codes for MSLLAGAERSSSPEARSLTTPGDVPGDPDPRHSLKLREETEVSQVMAEPGAGSLDAVALPPPQLPEGRGTFHAPAGCDHPAPSRGGGDCGFEATEARQSEAPPLTEGPEAVPVSVATDNSLKNGRPSREPRGPGGEKPESFGFEVLAAVKAEEVETEKCTVSSVAVDEEVVEKERVKEEDEEQKMEVEKQVGEEGEMMEENRVGEEEKEEAGPRPLNMDLRMNPLEAIQMELDTVNAQADRAFQQLEHKFGRMRRHYLERRNYIIQNIPGFWVTAFRNHPQLSPMIRGQDAEMLRYITNLEVKELRHPRTGCKFKFFFRRNPYFRNKLIVKEYEVRASGRVVSLSTPIIWRRGHEPQSFIRRNQDVVCSFFTWFSDHSLPESDKIAEIIKEDLWPNPLQYYLLREGVRRARRRPIREPVEIPRPFGFQSG; via the coding sequence ATGAGCCTCCTGGCTGGGGCTGAGAGGTCCTCTTCCCCCGAAGCCCGCAGTCTCACGACTCCCGGCGATGTCCCAGGAGACCCGGACCCACGCCACAGCCTGAAGCTCCGTGAGGAGACCGAGGTATCCCAGGTGATGGCGGAGCCGGGTGCGGGAAGCTTGGACGCGGTCGCGCTCCCACCGCCTCAGCTTCCAGAAGGGCGGGGAACCTTCCACGCCCCCGCGGGCTGTGACCACCCAGCCCCGAGCCGAGGCGGTGGGGATTGCGGTTTCGAGGCGACCGAAGCGAGGCAGTCGGAGGCTCCGCCTCTCACGGAGGGCCCGGAAGCTGTGCCGGTGTCCGTGGCAACGGACAACAGCCTGAAAAATGGCCGTCCGAGCCGAGAGCCGCGCGGCCCCGGTGGGGAGAAGCCGGAGAGCTTCGGGTTTGAGGTCTTGGCAGCGGTGAAGGCCGAGGAGGTGGAGACCGAGAAGTGCACCGTTTCCTCGGTAGCAGTGGATGAGGAGGTGGTGGAGAAGGAAAGAGTGAAGGAGGAGGACGAGGAACAAAAGATGGAAGTAGAGAAGCAAGTAGGTGAAGAAGGAGAAATGATGGAGGAAAacagagtgggggaggaggagaaggaagaagcgGGGCCCCGACCCTTGAATATGGATCTCCGCATGAACCCCCTGGAAGCCATCCAGATGGAACTGGACACTGTGAATGCTCAGGCCGACAGGGCCTTTCAGCAACTGGAGCATAAATTTGGGCGAATGCGTCGGCACTACCTGGAGAGGAGAAACTACATCATTCAGAATATCCCGGGCTTCTGGGTCACCGCCTTTCGGAACCACCCCCAGTTGTCCCCCATGATTAGGGGCCAAGATGCAGAGATGCTAAGATACATAACCAATTTGGAGGTCAAGGAGCTGAGACACCCTAGAACTGGCTGCAAATTCAAGTTCTTCTTTCGAAGAAACCCTTACTTCAGAAACAAGCTTATTGTCAAAGAATACGAGGTCAGAGCCTCCGGCCGGGTGGTGTCTCTTTCCACTCCAATCATATGGCGCCGGGGCCATGAACCTCAGTCCTTCATTCGCCGGAACCAAGATGTCGTCTGCAGTTTCTTCACCTGGTTTTCAGACCACAGCCTTCCAGAGTCCGACAAGATTGCTGAGATTATCAAAGAGGATTTGTGGCCCAATCCACTGCAGTATTACCTGTTGCGTGAAGGAGTCCGCAGAGCCAGACGTCGCCCAATAAGAGAGCCAGTAGAGATCCCCAGGCCCTTTGGATTCCAGTCTGGTTAG